In Colletotrichum higginsianum IMI 349063 chromosome 1, whole genome shotgun sequence, the DNA window TGCGGCCCGGTTACTGTCTGGAAGCCGTGAGACGTGGTGTGGGCCGCTGTCACCCCGTGTTAATTAGGTCGTTCTTGGCGACGGTCGGATACCTGTTGCCGCCAACCAGACATCGATACTGGATTTGGCGGCTCCCGGACTCGTGAGGCCTTCGACATCTCGCTCGAGGGGGTGGAGACCTGTCTCTTTAATGGACCAtgtcgggggggggggggggggggggggggggggacggcCACAATGGAGAATGGCATCGGGTCCCTCCAGAGACGAAGGTGTCGCCCGAAGCACGCGGCGCATGAACCATGGCGCGTTTGGTTCAGGTCTGTCAATGCCGGTTTACAGATCCAATTTCGCGCCTCTCTGGATATGGCTTCTTTCTGGCTGGGTAGGAAAAAGGCGGCAGAAGGATTGGTTCCGTGTGTGTGCTCTCGAGGTAAAGGTGGGAACAAACTCGGCCGTCAGGTAGTCTGGCGACCTGAGAAGCCGCCCCATGCTGTATAATGGCGTGGTCCCATTGTCGAATGGCCATACAACACACTACCAAGGTTGCTGCCGGCAATCGTCATTAGTCGTCGTCTAAGATGAGAAGGCGGGATTGTATTGTCGATGGGGAGAGTACCATACCGACACATGTGATGAGGTTCGTTTTCTATGGATTGATGGCAGACGAGACCTGGAGTCATTACAAACTTCCTAGCAGAACAAGAGGCGCAAACCAAATGGCGTTCGACCATGGTCGGACAAGAGGCGGGTGCGATACCTCTCGCCTGGGAAAAGACTGTAGCACAAGACACAAAGCCACCACTCCCGGTAAAGTGAGTAGTCAGTTCAAATAGACATTTTATTAGCGGAAAGCAGAAGGACGGCCGGGCTCGCTGGACGTGCCACCTCGAGTCGGATGGGCTCCCCGAGGACGGGATGGTGCCCGTTTCCCCGTCCCCTTTCACATAGCAACAAGAGCCAACAGGGACACCGTCCAGGAGCCACGGGAGGCAGTATCGCACAGGAGGTGTCGTGATATAGGCGCTTCTCGAACCTGTCGATGCGCCGGGGAGTTGTATCCTTGGGATACGCCGTACATCTTGACACTCTGGAGCATCCATGCCGTCTATGTTGCCAATGAATCTGCCGCGGGAGCTTCCCAGCCCTAAAATTGCCACATTGGCAATCTATAAGATCACACTTGAACCATTGCCTCAATCGCTTGGCCCTCACCGGCTACAGTTGACACTATCGCCGTTCACGGCCCATGGAACAGCGCATCCCGCCTATCTGTTACATCCAGGTCCCTTGCCTACACATTTCAGATACCCTAGACGTCCGTCAAAGAGTTTACCAGCGTTTGTGATACATTGCATTGATGGCTAGGCCCCAGGGTTGCGATGATTGGCAATTCATGTTGTAGACTGTGTTATCTGGGTGGCCGTTTCCATCCCGCCTTCATTCGTGCCCGTCGGGGTCTAGTACCACACCAGATTAGCCCTTCCCAGGCACGACGAGAGCGTTTCCGGCCTCGAGGTCTGCGGATTTTCGCCTCGTGTGCGTGTGTCTTTGGTCACTGGATGACATTAAGTGAGGATGGACCGAGAACGCTGGGACGGTTTGGTCTTAGATAGTGGAATGCTATCAAGCCGTTCAAATGCCAGGGGATTCAACTTCATACACGTGATGGCACGACCTAAACAGCCGAGCACCTACGGGAGCTCAAGTAAAGTATAGTTGAGCTATTGGACGCATCGCCCAAAGTTGAGGTGCTGCCACCGCGAGGCCAGCGCTGTGTGTCATCCTGCAACCTTGTATAACATTCACGGGTCGGGGAATGTTGCAAATTGGTGGCAATGTTCAACAGAAAGTGTCCGCATTCAGACGTCCAGCAAAGAATAGAAGTTAAGTTATAAGGCCAGTGCTAGACGTTCCAGAGTACGAGAGAGGAAAGGCTGACTATCGATCGTCCGGGAGAGCCCAACTCTGTGGTTTTGTCTGCCTACTTACTCGCATACCGGTCCTTAGAGTTCAAGTATGGGGTTCGTCGTGGGCAGCAAACAACTGACTTGCGGTCAATGGAAATCCGAGGAGAACCGATTCAGCCGGAGTTGTATATCTGCAAGGGGACGACGATCGACGAAAGTTAATAGGGGGCCCAGGCGCTCGTCGCTATGACTGATTAGACTACACTCCCACCTTTCCCCCCCACCGAGTCAGAGACGCCAGATAAGTTTATCGGAAAATGCGGGCGGGGCATTCTCGGGAAGCTTTTTCCAAATGGCATTCCGAAAACGAAATGCCTGAAGCAGCGCCAAAACTTCACTCGCACTTGGTCGATGGCCGGATGCGgcctcccctctcccccttccccaacGGCTGATCAGGTCACGAGCGGTCGAGCAAGACCTCGCGCGCATGACAGCCTTGACCACCCATTCCACCAAGCGCGTCTGTCCACCCGCGGTCTGGACCAGAAGCTCTTGAGAGTACTCCCCGCTGTCTCTGCGCAGGTAAGGGGGTATTCGGGAgtgcgggcggcggcagcgtccGAACGGAGCCGACCACCGTGCAGGGCTgggtcgaggaggggggcacACGGAGCAACTGGTGGTTCCAAACGTCCGGCCGTGTTTGGAACCCATGAACTCTCGCACACTGGTTGAGAAGacggaaagaaaaaaacacacacacacacacacacacacacacacacacacacacacacacacacacacaaggCGGAAATCATAACATGCGACACCCCTTGCCGAAATTTCGTATCAGCAAACAGGCAGCCTAAGGTCCTTATGGCTGTTTGTATCTTTGAATGCGAAGATGTCCCGCTCATAGGCACCGTTGCACCGGAGCGGACCCGAGTGATCGATCACCGCAAGCGGCCCCAcagtgccggtgccggtgccgggacgctggggggaaaggggggaaagcACCGCTTGTCCAGCGGCAGCTCATGAAACCTGCCAGCAGAGCAGCCTGAGCACTATGGTTTGTACACAGCAACTGACACACGCGATGACCGGCCGCACGAACCATCGATCCTATCTAACGAACTCTAACTGTGGGACTCTTCCACCGACCAACTGTTGCACTAGAACTGTTGCACTAGTACGTATCGAAACTACAGTTAACTGGATTCGATCCGAACCGAGCCCCTATGGAGATGTTCTACGTaggaagagggaaaggtCGGGCGTTGGCCGAACGTGATGTCACACCAAATGAAAGGCTACAACAGCCGGAAACCTTCAGTCAAACaaatccccctccccctcctcattCCCTCCAACCCCTTCCCAAACTATGTACTGACAACGAACGTAGCCCACCGCCCAGATTCCCCCATcagaagagaagaaagcgATCCGCGGGACTCGCCTCCCCTTGCCGAAGTATCACCCATCGGCGCGTTTCACTTCCCTCCGAACCACCTCGGGGTCATTTACTCGCCCGACAACAGGCCCCGTTCCTGCCGGGGTCGATCCCATGCTCACTCGGCCGACGGAATTGATACAGACCCCGTACGTCAGGCGCGAGAAAGCTTCGAGACCCCCATCGCGACATTCCCGTTAGCAGGCAGACGCCCGCTTTGCTTCGCCGGTGGTGATCGCTCATCCTACCGTAGCCCAGAATATCATGGTTTTATTTTTGCGCTGTCGACATTTTGACTTTTCATGCTGATGCAGAATGCCGGTCAACAGAGGTGCAGAGGATACCAAGCTGTTAACTTGACATGCCCCTTCTCCCGCCGTGTTCCCCTCGATCCAACCGTCCCTCATTCGTCAGCCAtggccccccctccatccatGTCTGTGCACACACTCGCTCACTACCTTAGCTGTTGGCTCGAACCTTTAGCCAAGCCCGCATGCACTTGAATTTTCTCATCAAGTTACGTCCCTTGCTCGTGGTTGGGCCGAGTCAGTGTCAATGTGTTTTCCGGTGACGGTTGACGGGGCTTGTAAGTGTCAAGacttttgttttgtttttggaGGTGGGGTTTCTTGGACTGCCCTCCATCGTCCTGGTATCATCTGGTGCTCCTGCCAAAGGGTAACTATGTACAACTTCGCTGGCGGTGGCGGTCTGCCATACTCCTCATGCGATGAAACAACTGCCCATTAATACctagaaagaagaaaacatCCCCCGTGTGCCATCTAATGCCCATAAAGCCAATCCCGTATTGTCTAATTGAAGACTCCCAAAGTAACGCCAGTTCTCATCAGTTTGCAGCAAGTTGGATGCTTCGTTCATCTTGTTTGTTGGTGACAGATGCAGTCGAAGAGTGGCATGCTGCTCATAGCGCGaacacgacggcggcgaagcctGCAAGGATCAATGACATAGAAGCGCCACTGGTGGAGGCGGCACCGGGGAAGGGGACGGTGCTCGGACGAGAAGTGCTGACGGGGATCCCGCCGGTGGCAGTGACCGAGGTGCTGTTGTCGTGGGAGTCGGGCTTTGTGACGAGCTTGAAGTTGGCACAGCTGATGCGGGTCTTGTTGGCGAAGTGGAAGACGAAGCTGCGGTTGCCAAAGAAGGAACCGGGACCCTCAACGATGGAGAGATAGGGGTCGACGTAGGTCTTCTCGTAGTCCCCAGACACGGCGCCGTGCTTGCCGCTTAAGTCGCCAACCTGGCACGTCTCAGGCTTCGAAGCATTGCAGGGTGTGGCCTCTCCGCGGATAAAGGGGTCGTGGTGAGCGAGGGTCTTGGTGCAGTTTCCATCGGCAGGAACAGGATCGACGTGAAGGTGGTAGGCTGGGCCGGGTTAGAAGGACTTTTCGAGCACATGGTCGTTCTGAGTAGAGACTCACTGAATGGGCCGCCCTCCTTAGGCAGATTGGAGAACCGGACCTTGAATTCTACACCCTTCCCGTCGGGAGCcgtgatggcgacgatggaaCCCTTAACATTACCGTCCAGCGACCCGGCCTTGAAAAAGGGCTTCTCGGGCAAGACAGCCTCGTACACGATACCAGCCGGGTTATTGACAACAGAGGCATCACCAAGCTCCTAACGACGAGAAAATATTAGTCACCGGGAGTCGCGATTACGCAAGGGGCGATGGCAACATACGCCTGTGGTTTGAGCAACCGCACAGCCaaccgccgcagcagcaatGACGGAGGCAATAGAAGAGGCCTTCATTTTGTAAATGATGCGATGCCCTCGTGTGGTGAGACAGGTAATAGGTAAGTGGAATGAAGCGAGGCGTTGATCGAGTGCGATTCTAGGAAGCGAAGATGAAAGGCGAACATCCGAGGGGGTGGAAGGTTCTTAAAGAACAGAGACCATTGGGATGGATGCCCAGACCAAGCGATGATCCAAATGTGTTAACGAACGAAGGTTGAGGACGGAAGGCTAATGGAGATCTGCAAAGGGCAGGTCAGTATTGGGTTACGATCCTTACTTATATGGcccccacacacacacacaaacaaacacacaaacactGGGTGCGATGAGGATGGGGCCAACCAAAGAGCTGTAAGGATAGCCCAACCATCTTGGCAAACACAATACGGAGATGTGTGTGCAACAAGGGCAGGGCGAGCATACCCAGGCCACGCTAAGTCTGGTTCATCAAAGAAAGGAACGAGAGTcaggaggagaagccgcAACATCGGATGGTTTGATCCATCATGTACAACTAATACTATGTGCGGAGGACGGGCGGCACCCAGCCTTTGGCGCATGTAGTCATGTAGCCATATGTAACCATTGGAAATAATGTTTCTCGTTTCctacttctctctctcgcaaGGTACGTATCTATATTAAGCGTTTGCTGTCCAGGGGAGGACCTTGTGTGCCCCCCCTGTGCATTAGGAGAAGAGATGATTGGGGATGGTAATGGTGGTGGAGGATGCAAGAAGGAGCAGGGGTCATAAGGATGTCAAagaggcgggggaggagTAGTTCACAGGGCGGCAGAAGAGAGACAGACCTTTGGCCCTCGGATGAGTCGCAACAGGGCGAAGAAGGTTCAAATCAATGATACCTGTACAACCGGGCCTTTGGCTCAATAGCCGACGCACACTTGTAGGTACCTTCCTACGGGTACTCTGACGACAGATACAAAGCATGGATATCATTGGGGGCAGGGGCCAAATCAACCTCTGGATTTTTGGTCCGCTGGCCCCAGTGGAAGGTGCCTACCTAAAGTAGATATACCGTATCCGtacaaaacaaaacaaaaccccCCGATCTgaggaaaggaaggaaggggcCGATCTGTCAGCCCAGTCCAGCCGGCCATGGTAACCACGGGGGGCTGGAGGAGAGTCGAGCTTGCACGCGCCAGGAGCGAAGGGGGCCAGGGAATCCGTTGGCTGCCACTGGGGATGCATGTCGGTCGGTACCTTGCTCTGAGTATTGGTACACTGCATTGCATATGGCGTCCAGAAAGAAATAAACGGCTGGTAAAGCCTGGCCTTGTCTTCCCTTTGTTTCCTGCACTGCGCCACCCGAGAAGCCTTCCCCGCCGTCTTTCCCCTGCCAACCAGAAATGGACTGTAGACCTGGAAAAAACATGCCAACGGCAACCACGGGCTCGGAGGCTTTCTGAAGGGACGTAGAGATAGTCTCAGATGGATCCGTGTTCCACCTCAACACGAAAGACTGACCGAGTAGGCCAAGCAATATATGTGCGATTGACAATACTTCGCTGATTTCAGTACTGTGTAGGCTAAACAAGTTGAGCCGGCACAACGGCAAAGTGTGCCATGCCATCCAACGCATACATCGTACGTGCCACACTGGTTCAGCCTGGGATGCAAAGTGTGCGTGACCCCTGAGCCAGTCATCGATGTGTTTAGACGCCGCGCCCACATTGGCGTGAGACGGGCCATGTGGCGGAATGCGATGATGGTGTGGTGATGGATGTGTTGATGTTCAAAGGAGTGGAATGGGCAAGTCAGGGTTATGCTGGAGGATGAAGTGAGAGACGCGAGgtgaaagggggggggggggggggggggcgctcGCGGCATGCTGCCGTGGACAGGGGGGAACGACATTATTGCATGCTTGATTACATCGGGCACAACAAAGAACGGAGGCTGCTGCAACGAGATCCGAGAACGCTTGACGACACTCCAAAATCTCAACTGCTCCAGCATGGTGACATAGGTCAAGGGTGAGATACTCTCGCAACTGTGCAGCTGCATCCAAGCGCGCTGTCTCTTCCACTCGGACATGTCTGTCACCCATTTCCCCCCTTGTATATTCCATCCGGCGTCCTCTTGACGCGTTTTGAATGAAAACGCCCTCTGCAAGGTCCCGTATTCATCCGTCTGCCGACATGCCAAGAGGTCGTCCCGGAATACACATTACCGCCGCCCGTCCTTTTGATGTATGTCGAGTCGGTCCGCGGGAGAGGAATCGCAGTTGCACATACTCTGTACAGCACACCAGATGCACTTGCAGCTAGGATCTGGTTGGTGAATATAAACCAATCGCTGTCTGCTTTTCCGTTCCGGGCG includes these proteins:
- a CDS encoding Superoxide dismutase, with amino-acid sequence MKASSIASVIAAAAVGCAVAQTTGELGDASVVNNPAGIVYEAVLPEKPFFKAGSLDGNVKGSIVAITAPDGKGVEFKVRFSNLPKEGGPFTYHLHVDPVPADGNCTKTLAHHDPFIRGEATPCNASKPETCQVGDLSGKHGAVSGDYEKTYVDPYLSIVEGPGSFFGNRSFVFHFANKTRISCANFKLVTKPDSHDNSTSVTATGGIPVSTSRPSTVPFPGAASTSGASMSLILAGFAAVVFAL